In Kryptolebias marmoratus isolate JLee-2015 linkage group LG22, ASM164957v2, whole genome shotgun sequence, the sequence ATATAATTTAACTTACAACAACTAAAGACCATGATATATGTGATCACCTGAAGCAAAATATGAATTATtaagacataaaacattttgtgttgacAAAAATTCGGAAGAAAAATGTCAGTTATGAGTTATTAAAGGCAAtcagaaatatttacattatacaAAGTTGAACTTGATGAACAAAGATTTCAACTAAGACTTATAAGGGTAAAAAGTGAcactcaaaacataaaaacaaaagcattttttgtcTACATGAAAACTTTGAGTTCAAACTGATGTTAGTATTAAACTCAAGCTACTGGTGTTTGTACAGATTTTTTGGTGACTCTGACAACTCAACACCTTCTGaatgtatttatcttttttttctcttttttttaaacaaaaccaatatAAACTGCCTACTATATAAATCTAGGAGGCAAGGTTCTTTCCATGAGCAGCATGGCAGTCCCACTGGGGCCTCAGCCAAACTGAGCACAATGCTGCCATTGAACCATATATACAGTGGTTACCTTTATATACCATCAACACCACCTGGGAACTACTTAAAGTCACACACACTGTtgtcaaaaaacacacacaagataGATTTTTAAAGGGTGAATTTTGTTGGtcttgttatttttgatcatttttatcacTTGCATTCtgtaaactgaaaataaactcacttcccTGAATACTGGTCTAACGGCAGCGTGGTGACAGGAGCAGCAGATCATCCGATAAGAAAGAGCTTTTGTCAACAACATGCTTGTTTATTTAGAGGTAGGACAGAAATGGAAGATATGGTATGGCACTATGGTGGCTCCAGTGTAAAGCAACGCTGGAATAGTTGAGGACTTACTTGAGGTAAGGCATATTCCATGAGACTCGCTTCAACAACTTTGGTCAAATTTGCTTTTTACACAGCTTGTTGCTAGAAACATAATAAAGCTTCCCATTAAGACACAGAAAAGTGCCACATTCAGTTTACCTGAGTAGGATTTGTAGAAAATACAACACATTATGTGAGGAATAATACGATGATTTGCCAGTAGTTGTCCAAGTATActtccaaaatatgaacattttaattacaaaaatccCCCTTTTAAATCTgcgaacacaaacacaacttacacaaaaaaacattacactCTAAAAATCCCAACCCTGCAATCTACCAATGAAACCTCAGGTCAAACTTGACATCAAtgcttatttagttttaaatgaaataaaagttaatgtaAAGTGTCAGGCTTTTTGGTGAACACAGTATGCAGATAAGTTATGTTCTTTATAAAGAGGTTTCTGATGTTAAAAATAGGCACTTCATCAGTGAGCATGAATATTACCATAAAGCCTAAATGTTGTAGTCATCTGTTAAACACTGAGTATGGCAGCCTTGCTTATTAGGTTTGGTTTGTGAAATTTTGGCTTCTTCAGATTCTGATCTGCTGTAtgcgtttttgtttgtttttgtagataCGCCCCCTGATTAATAAAACGATTTATCTTCAAGCAAACTAATAGACTTATTGATCAGCGTCCTTTCGTCATCCACAAATTTGTACCCAAACAGTTTCATGGTGGGGCCACACACTTTCTGCACCACCTGAGCCAGTGTAAAGGGAATGCTAAATCTCCATTTCTCAGCCTGCTGTGATGAGTTTTTCTGAGTGGAGTATATTCCACTGGCCTCCTTCGTAGTCTGCGTGTTTGTCAGAATCCACTCCCTAGCTTGGAAACTAAATGGTATCCCAGCAAACTTGTACATCTCCTCAGCTTTCTCCATAGGGTACCGAGCAATATCCTCATAACGCACCAGCATGTAACGTCTCCTTAGCCAGTCTGGCTGGCTCAGTCCCATCTCTGCAGAGATCCTAACTTGATCACAGTTTCCTTTGAGCCTTTTCACCTCCTCATCATTTTCAGGTACCTGGCCACCCTGTGCCCAGGCCTTCCATGTCTTGTACTGTGAGGAGAAAGCCACCATACGAGATGCTAAGATGGCTCGTGGATCTCGAACCAGCTGGATAATTCTGACATCCAGGCGAGGGTCCTGCACCAAAGACTGCAGTGTGTCCAGCTGTCGCACACGGACAGTCTTTATAGTATGGTGTTGTTTAGATAGGCAGGACTGAGTCGCAAGTGTCAAGTTCAGTGGCCCACAGCGACGAATCTTACAGTGATacctaaaaagaaataatatagttttacatataaaaaaacatatttcagagTGTTGCAAACTAGGTAGTTATTTAGAACCAATAACTGATTATTATTGTAGAGTAACAGTGTCCCGATTAAcacagatattttgcaaaacaagatttttttacCGCTTTGTTTGCACATCTTAACACttgcaaacaacaacatttttggtgggaaaaacaatttttaccAGCACTTCCCAAAGTGTgggtattaaaaaataaataaataaatctctatTCTTAGTGAGTCTGTCTTTACAAATGGAGAATTTTGGCAAATGATGATGTTACAGTCTACTTCACATATGACCACTATGGCTTTATGTATTAAGCATGCAATAGAAACCACAATACCAgcacaattttacagattttctgtCTGGAGAGATTTGTTATGACGTTGTAACCAATAAAACTTACTTATGTGCTAAACAGGATAATGCTAGAAGGAAATAGTAAACAGTGTCAAATTGAAAGCAActttttcaaatatatattttttatataattattttagaaatgcTAGAAATCTTTTGAACCTTCTTTTGTTGTAGTTTGACCAGTTATTGCTTTTGATGTTATTGGCCaaacagcaaacacataaaagattaaaaaaaatacctctCAATAACATCCTTGTTCACAGGGCTGCAAACAGGTTCGTCACAAAGCGATAAGCTTGACTCTCTGCGAAAAAGAGCAGGGGTGACGTGGTTATTTGGTGGAGGAGAGATGAACTTCTCTAGGGGTGAAAAATCACACAGGAAGAGCGCCTGGAGTACGTCCCGGTAAATCCATCCTAAGCCCGTCGCGTTGTTCGCTGCTGTGGCCAGCATGCGTTCAACGTGCCACAAAGGCTCAAACAAATAgaacatgttctccccgtgctgGTTGAAAAACTCCCCCACAAACGATGATCCTGTTCGCGTGCTGGCCATGAGCAGCACGTGCTTACGGCCGCCGCTGTAGCTGTACATGTCTGAATCATCCAGTTCTTCGTCTTGCTCTTCAGAGAAGTTTGTGCGATTCCCTTGTGAAGCAGGCCGTTTAGAGGGCAGCACTTTGAGTACCGTCAgcaagtgtttttgtgttatgttGCTCTCATCTTGAGGAGTCTGTGGGGTCTGGTGCGGACTCTGCCTCTTAATCAGCCTATCAGATACCCTGTGGAAACACAGAGTAGATCAAGAATTATCACATATGCACCTATGTGGTAGTGTTAAACGATATGGGTAATGGGTGACATGAGATTAATTCTAAATAAAGGCTACAGGAAGGTTGATTCCACAGCAGTTATCTAATGACACCTACACATATGAATGACCAGCTTCCAGATCCAAACTAGAAGTTTTAACTGTGTACACAACAACATTACAAAAATAACTTCTGTAAGatgatttgtttctttcctaAGTCAGTATTTGTCACCTCTGACACTAAACTGGTCAGATCATGTCTCCTAATAAACCTGAGTTTCTTAAATCcaagctctttttattttttatcctatTTCCGAGACTGAATGAAAGGAGGTTTCTGTGTTAATACCTTCCTTATTTACAGAGTGGTCACACCGTATCAGCACAAAtatcaagtttgttttttaaaccaccACTGCTggtctttgcattttttaacaGACCGAACAGAGGTAGCTTAGTCAGATGCATCTTGTGTTGCAACATGAGTCAACAATGTCGTTGAGTGGAGGAATGACTCAAAACGAGAGTGTGGCTGCCCCATTACACACATACAATGATTCAGCTCTGTGACAGCCTCTGCTGCCGACTCAGAAGTAATTAAAGCAGAAAGAGGATGGACCCGGGCAACGACCACAACTTGAAAATGTAATGCGTAAAAGGTTGGTTCACATGGGCAACAGCTTTGACAGTTGGTCCATTTGACTCAGTGTGAGATGATACTTGTTATGCTTTGAACACTATTGTTTAAGTCTATTATGAGTCTTCTGGCTTGTTCGTGTATTCTTGTATTTTTTGATTAAGTTCAAACATCCAACTACCTGGTCAGGCTTAGACAAAGATCCTATCAGTCTTTTATAGACAGTTATTAGGCTGATGCAATCTTCACAATGTTTGATCTTACAGGGTTAAAGGACTAAGAttgttaaatgttatttaaattaatttaaaaagctctCACATATCTACAGACCCAGGTCTTTACATGCTCATAACATTTGCTGATCTATTTAGAGACTAAAACCCGCAGGCTTCCTGTCTCtttgttagtttctgttttgttcgTTTTAGGAGGAACGGGCCATCATTCCTGCATGCTCATTTCAGATAATTTAATCTTTACcatagcagttttttttaaggcatTGACCACAAAGGGTATGTAGGGAGATGAGGAGGGGGGTAGGAGTTACAGGAAGCTGGAAATACTAACATTTAGTCATCATCTTACCTTGAGATGatgttgatttctttttcaatgATGACCAGGgccacaaaacaaataaaaacaattgcaTACTTGGTCTTCATTCTTGAGGTTCTTGCTGTTGCTGCAGAGGTTTACAGTCTGGACTTTGTGTCGGTCATAACCTCTCATGCAAAGGCTTcattctgcaggaaaaaatacTATTACAGCTTGTAAGAAACTGACTTCTAAAAAGTATTGTCCACACAAAAGCATTATAGAGGATTAAATATAGGTTTTTGACTTACATTCTGTCTAATCTCTGTCTTATCTTTTTAACGTGACACCAGCTGCAACACTTTCTTAATAACAATGAAAGAGTAAATTGTGTTGCTGAACTGAGTCATCTTATCAGAAAATagaacatttataaaaaagtgGTATTTGCTCACATCACATATATGAGGTTTCAGGGAAACAAGCTTTGCACACAAGCCCCGGCAGGTTGGTAACAACTGATGTCAAACGCTAAACTTGCGCAACTTGATAACTGACATTCCTATGCTCCTGGGATTTTTTGATTATCATTTCCAAGTATAAACATTACGcaaacagaaagtaataaaaatgcagataaatttTGCAATACCTCTCATCTTATGATGTGAAATTATGCAGTTACATTTGCTTTGGTATTTCTGAagtgagaaagctccttggagcTATACCACTTTGCAGCTTTTGTGGAGGGCAAATAAAAGAACACATGTTGTTTGGCCCTGCCAAAAGATGTAATATCTATTACAGAATGCATCAGTAATAGAAAAGACACCTTTTTTGGAACAGTTGTAGAGTAACCGTGTCCTCTTTGAGTAAAATATGACCTGATTATCTGAGCCTTAATACAGCCCAGCTCTCAAACTGTCAGACTAAGGAGCTTGAGCTGAGTGTTTTATATTCAAGAGTCACTGAAGCGTTTGGCAAATCCGACAAGATAAGTATCAACACACATAACTCTGTGTATCATCCCACTGCAAATTACATTAATGACTGCCTGCAGGAGCAGCGATTTTATCCTCAGAGTCTTATCATTCCTCGAGGCTGCAgctggcaaataaaaaaaaatataaaatatttttaaaaaccagctGTTATAATTTATACAGGTCCTGATAATTCGATTTTAGCTTGGATGTCACTGCTGCTGACCCCCATTTGAGTGTgtggtttcatttaaaaaaaaaaaaaaagcatccagTCAGTCAGGGGGGAGGGGGCACTCAATTCGTCTCCTACATCCACTCAATCCGAGAATTTTATTATGCTATTAGGATCTAATGTGCAGGAATCAGAACTCGATGCTTTTTTATTGAATTAGAAAAACAGTCTATGTAAGTAAAAGTCAAGTatgtaaaaaattaataagAGACCTAAAAGACCTAAAGCCTCCGCTTTCCGTTGTTCCATCGATCATCACACTGAAGCGCACTCAGAGCACCGATCAGAGAGACATCCAAGCATTTCAACGCGCACTGATGTTCCCACTGAGCTCCGTTTGTGCAGCGGTTGTTCGCCTCGCGCTGTTTCTGCGTCTGAGCGCTTTGCTCTGAAACCATTTCCTGCCGGGAAAGAGAAAGCACGCGGGGTTCGCCCGGGTCGCGGACGGAACAGACCTGCAGTTGTTCTCTCGGTCTTCTCGCGGTCGTGTGAAACATCTCTGGTCCTTCTGAGAAAGCGTTCGCCTCCTGGTCGCATCTCTCCGCGCCACCTCCTCATGCCGGTGCTCGCGGGCGCGCGGCGCGGCGAGGCGCGGCGCTCCGGCCGCAGCGCGGAGGCTCCGGCGGCGCGCGGCGC encodes:
- the chst3a gene encoding carbohydrate sulfotransferase 3a; this translates as MKTKYAIVFICFVALVIIEKEINIISRVSDRLIKRQSPHQTPQTPQDESNITQKHLLTVLKVLPSKRPASQGNRTNFSEEQDEELDDSDMYSYSGGRKHVLLMASTRTGSSFVGEFFNQHGENMFYLFEPLWHVERMLATAANNATGLGWIYRDVLQALFLCDFSPLEKFISPPPNNHVTPALFRRESSLSLCDEPVCSPVNKDVIERYHCKIRRCGPLNLTLATQSCLSKQHHTIKTVRVRQLDTLQSLVQDPRLDVRIIQLVRDPRAILASRMVAFSSQYKTWKAWAQGGQVPENDEEVKRLKGNCDQVRISAEMGLSQPDWLRRRYMLVRYEDIARYPMEKAEEMYKFAGIPFSFQAREWILTNTQTTKEASGIYSTQKNSSQQAEKWRFSIPFTLAQVVQKVCGPTMKLFGYKFVDDERTLINKSISLLEDKSFY